The Saccharopolyspora gloriosae genome has a segment encoding these proteins:
- a CDS encoding YccF domain-containing protein: MQLLLNVIWLIFGGLWLALGYAVAGIVLSITIIGIPFGIASFRMANFALWPFGRRLVDEPGAGSFSAIGNVLWLLLAGWWLAIGHIVTGITQCITIIGIPLGIANFKLIPVSLFPMGKAIIDSDDRLPTRG, encoded by the coding sequence ATGCAATTGCTGCTGAACGTCATCTGGTTGATCTTCGGCGGGCTGTGGCTGGCCCTGGGCTACGCCGTGGCCGGCATCGTCCTGAGCATCACGATCATCGGCATCCCGTTCGGGATCGCCTCGTTCCGGATGGCGAACTTCGCGCTGTGGCCGTTCGGGCGTCGGCTCGTCGACGAGCCGGGGGCCGGTTCGTTCTCCGCGATCGGGAACGTGCTGTGGCTGCTGCTGGCCGGTTGGTGGCTCGCGATCGGGCACATCGTCACCGGCATCACGCAATGCATCACGATCATCGGGATCCCGCTGGGCATCGCCAACTTCAAGCTGATCCCCGTGTCGCTGTTCCCGATGGGCAAGGCGATCATCGACTCCGACGACCGCCTCCCCACCCGAGGCTGA
- a CDS encoding PhzF family phenazine biosynthesis protein, protein MRIFVVDSFTETPFSGNPAGVVLLDAPASEAWMRSVAAEMKHAETAFVVLDGTEPKPLRWFTPTTEVDLCGHATLATAHALGGDQRFSTRSGELTCTDAGDGWIGMDFPANTPSPAEAPADLAAALPGVTVEAVLTTSDDLLVRVATAAEVRELEPDLELIGRWDRRGVIVTAEGDRDGVDFVSRFFAPASGIPEDPVTGSAHCKLAPYWAAELGRESGAELVGEQVSARGGLVRATPRGERVGLRGRAVTILEGDLRV, encoded by the coding sequence GTGCGCATCTTCGTCGTGGATTCCTTCACCGAAACCCCCTTCAGCGGCAACCCGGCAGGCGTCGTGCTGCTCGACGCCCCCGCCTCCGAGGCGTGGATGCGATCGGTGGCCGCCGAGATGAAGCACGCCGAAACGGCGTTCGTGGTCCTCGACGGCACCGAACCGAAACCGCTGCGCTGGTTCACCCCCACCACCGAAGTCGACCTGTGCGGGCACGCCACGCTCGCGACCGCGCACGCGCTCGGCGGCGACCAGCGGTTCAGCACCCGAAGCGGCGAGCTGACCTGCACCGACGCCGGGGACGGCTGGATCGGGATGGACTTCCCGGCGAACACGCCCAGCCCGGCGGAGGCCCCCGCCGACCTGGCGGCGGCACTGCCCGGCGTGACCGTCGAAGCGGTGCTGACGACCTCGGACGACCTGCTCGTGCGAGTCGCCACCGCCGCCGAAGTGCGCGAGCTCGAACCGGACCTGGAGCTCATCGGCCGCTGGGACCGGCGGGGCGTGATCGTCACCGCCGAAGGCGATCGGGACGGGGTGGACTTCGTGAGCAGGTTCTTCGCGCCCGCCTCCGGCATCCCGGAGGACCCGGTGACCGGCTCCGCGCACTGCAAGCTGGCCCCGTACTGGGCGGCTGAGCTGGGGCGGGAGTCCGGTGCGGAACTCGTCGGCGAACAGGTCTCGGCACGCGGCGGGCTCGTCCGCGCGACCCCGCGCGGTGAGCGGGTCGGACTGCGCGGCCGGGCCGTCACCATCCTCGAAGGCGACCTCCGCGTCTGA
- a CDS encoding cupin domain-containing protein, which yields MEIRRRRPEPGEEYPSHPHQAGVVETISVISGRLVLVVDGTEHVVEAGGTASFAGDAAHAYRGSGQEIRELIMTVQLPPGGPAAG from the coding sequence GTGGAGATCCGGCGCCGGCGGCCGGAACCCGGCGAGGAGTACCCCAGCCACCCCCATCAGGCCGGAGTCGTGGAGACGATCAGTGTCATCTCGGGGCGGCTGGTCCTGGTCGTCGACGGCACCGAGCACGTCGTCGAGGCCGGAGGGACCGCTAGCTTCGCCGGGGACGCCGCGCACGCTTACCGCGGTTCCGGCCAGGAGATCCGCGAGCTGATCATGACCGTGCAGCTGCCGCCGGGCGGCCCCGCCGCCGGCTGA
- a CDS encoding R2-like ligand-binding oxidase: MTTTTHSSKHRDDFHSLRPGGLNWESLPLRLFSKGNAKFWNPADLDFEQDARDMAGLTVDERRSVAGLCAEFIAGEEAVTQDLRPFLSAMAAEGRFGDEMYLTQFMYEEAKHTQAFRLWMDAVGLHENLNEYVDDNPGYRTIFYDVLPTVLHALDTDPGPRNQIRASVTYNHVVEGSLALTGYFAWNKICRSRGLFPGMQKLIGRIGDDERRHMAWGTFTCRRHVAADEKNWDYVDEMMQELLPHAMELIQWQPADAPEVRPFELDTDELLTYATDRAGRRLGAISSARGTPLAQIDVDASPEQLEDQFGKEDEAELAKA, encoded by the coding sequence ATGACGACCACCACGCACAGCAGCAAGCACCGCGACGACTTCCACTCCCTGCGCCCCGGCGGCCTCAACTGGGAGTCCCTGCCGCTGCGGTTGTTCTCCAAGGGCAACGCCAAGTTCTGGAATCCGGCCGACCTCGACTTCGAGCAGGACGCCAGGGACATGGCGGGGCTCACCGTCGACGAACGGCGCAGCGTCGCCGGGCTCTGCGCCGAATTCATCGCCGGCGAGGAAGCCGTCACCCAGGACCTGCGCCCATTCCTGTCCGCGATGGCCGCCGAAGGCCGGTTCGGCGACGAGATGTACCTGACCCAGTTCATGTACGAAGAGGCCAAGCACACCCAGGCCTTCCGGCTGTGGATGGACGCCGTCGGGCTGCACGAGAACCTCAACGAATACGTCGACGACAACCCCGGCTACCGCACGATCTTCTACGACGTGCTGCCGACCGTGCTGCACGCGCTGGACACCGACCCGGGGCCGCGCAACCAGATCCGGGCGTCGGTCACCTACAACCACGTCGTCGAGGGCTCGCTCGCGCTGACCGGGTACTTCGCCTGGAACAAGATCTGCCGCAGCCGCGGGCTGTTCCCCGGCATGCAGAAGCTCATCGGCCGCATCGGCGACGACGAGCGCAGGCACATGGCGTGGGGCACGTTCACCTGCAGGCGCCACGTCGCCGCCGACGAGAAGAACTGGGACTACGTCGACGAAATGATGCAGGAGTTGCTGCCGCACGCGATGGAGCTCATCCAGTGGCAGCCCGCCGACGCGCCCGAGGTGCGGCCGTTCGAACTCGACACCGACGAACTGCTCACCTACGCCACGGACCGGGCGGGCCGCCGCCTCGGCGCGATCTCCTCCGCCCGCGGCACCCCCCTCGCCCAGATCGATGTGGACGCCTCGCCCGAGCAGCTGGAAGACCAGTTCGGCAAGGAGGACGAAGCCGAACTCGCCAAGGCCTGA